The Wigglesworthia glossinidia endosymbiont of Glossina morsitans morsitans (Yale colony) genome has a window encoding:
- a CDS encoding amino acid aminotransferase: MFEFTKPAPLDPVLGLKDIINQDQRKNKINLGIGIYTDTYGNTPILDCVKQAESILIETETTKNYLNIEGLPSFIEKTKKIIFGEDTIQYENIASAQTPGGTSALKIIADFLIKNTQIRRIWISNPSWPNHKKIFYTSGFEIREYPYFNKDKNVINFFEMKDCLNNIDKNDAVILHGCCHNPTGMDLKNDQWIELAKIAQKKCWIPIFDYAYQGFAYGLKEDMLGIKVFSKFIQEFIVCHSYSKNISIYNERVGTCNIVTKNQKHASIVFSQLKSVIRSNYSNPPAHGGSIVNLILSNHSLFNLWLNELSNMRNRIILMRKLFVETLYNLNCKKNFNFILKQNGMFSFIGLNYENVLKLRKIYGVYVVDSGRLNFAAMTESNILYICKAIKKILKK, translated from the coding sequence ATGTTTGAATTTACTAAACCAGCTCCTTTAGATCCAGTTTTAGGATTAAAAGATATTATTAATCAAGATCAACGTAAAAATAAAATAAATCTTGGTATTGGAATATACACAGATACATACGGGAATACACCAATTTTAGATTGTGTAAAACAAGCTGAATCAATTTTAATTGAAACAGAAACAACTAAAAACTACTTAAATATCGAAGGATTACCATCTTTTATAGAAAAGACAAAAAAAATTATTTTCGGAGAAGATACTATACAATATGAAAATATTGCTAGCGCGCAAACTCCAGGAGGAACTTCAGCTTTAAAAATTATTGCAGATTTCTTAATTAAGAATACACAAATTCGTCGTATTTGGATTAGCAATCCAAGTTGGCCAAATCATAAAAAAATATTTTATACTTCTGGTTTTGAAATTCGCGAATATCCTTATTTTAATAAGGACAAAAATGTAATAAATTTTTTTGAAATGAAAGATTGTTTAAATAATATCGACAAAAATGATGCAGTGATTTTACATGGATGCTGTCATAATCCTACTGGAATGGATCTTAAAAATGATCAATGGATAGAACTTGCGAAAATAGCACAAAAAAAATGTTGGATACCGATATTTGATTACGCTTATCAAGGATTTGCTTATGGATTAAAAGAAGATATGTTAGGAATTAAGGTTTTTTCAAAATTTATTCAAGAATTTATAGTATGTCATTCATATTCAAAAAATATCAGTATATATAACGAACGCGTCGGAACATGTAACATAGTTACTAAAAATCAAAAACATGCAAGTATCGTTTTTAGTCAACTCAAATCAGTTATAAGATCCAATTATTCTAATCCACCAGCGCACGGAGGATCTATAGTAAACTTAATATTATCAAATCATAGTTTGTTTAATTTATGGCTTAATGAATTAAGTAATATGCGTAATCGAATTATATTAATGCGAAAATTATTCGTCGAGACACTATACAATTTAAATTGCAAAAAAAATTTTAATTTTATTTTAAAACAAAATGGAATGTTTTCTTTTATTGGTTTAAATTACGAAAATGTATTAAAATTAAGAAAAATTTATGGAGTATATGTTGTTGACTCCGGAAGATTAAATTTTGCAGCGATGACAGAGAGTAACATTTTATATATATGTAAGGCAATCAAAAAAATACTAAAAAAATAA